Proteins from a genomic interval of Sugiyamaella lignohabitans strain CBS 10342 chromosome C, complete sequence:
- the ORC2 gene encoding origin recognition complex subunit 2 (Subunit of the origin recognition complex (ORC); ORC directs DNA replication by binding to replication origins and is also involved in transcriptional silencing; interacts with Spp1p and with trimethylated histone H3; phosphorylated by Cdc28p; GO_component: GO:0031261 - DNA replication preinitiation complex [Evidence IDA] [PMID 9554851]; GO_component: GO:0005664 - nuclear origin of replication recognition complex [Evidence IDA,IMP] [PMID 9372948]; GO_component: GO:0005656 - nuclear pre-replicative complex [Evidence IDA] [PMID 16824194]; GO_component: GO:0005656 - nuclear pre-replicative complex [Evidence IDA] [PMID 9335335]; GO_component: GO:0005634 - nucleus [Evidence IEA,IEA,IEA]; GO_component: GO:0000808 - origin recognition complex [Evidence IEA]; GO_function: GO:0003677 - DNA binding [Evidence IEA]; GO_function: GO:0003688 - DNA replication origin binding [Evidence IDA] [PMID 16824194]; GO_function: GO:0003688 - DNA replication origin binding [Evidence IDA] [PMID 9288745]; GO_function: GO:0003682 - chromatin binding [Evidence IDA] [PMID 9159120]; GO_function: GO:0003682 - chromatin binding [Evidence IDA] [PMID 9288745]; GO_process: GO:0006260 - DNA replication [Evidence IEA,IEA]; GO_process: GO:0006270 - DNA replication initiation [Evidence IMP] [PMID 16716188]; GO_process: GO:0006270 - DNA replication initiation [Evidence IGI,IMP] [PMID 7579692]; GO_process: GO:0030466 - chromatin silencing at silent mating-type cassette [Evidence IDA] [PMID 12897051]; GO_process: GO:0006348 - chromatin silencing at telomere [Evidence IMP] [PMID 16980387]; GO_process: GO:0051568 - histone H3-K4 methylation [Evidence IMP] [PMID 18845545]; GO_process: GO:0006267 - pre-replicative complex assembly involved in nuclear cell cycle DNA replication [Evidence IDA] [PMID 16824194]), with protein sequence MSEEPQTPRKRRSAAFKGNYADIAGGGGDVADNEEDFDVAMNGDGDDDNEDDNDNEADEEDEDDLDVKRTPSKVARTGSRTTPRKKNVKKASSNGSRGVSTPRSTAPLFPRTNTDLDRSARKRATRLLMDRLLLSENMDDEDILDADDQKIAEKIIRESRGETITPSVSPSKTINRTDSKDDRFEIPLTFDADDEEAGRGPQTALFIEGPEGYFDQHKLREKISTTPFSRAPRIEYQEFVDSVRESTAIHEDARAYLSTLYRAMFPQWRFELMQNFSILFYGVGSKRNLIMDFVCTSIDPEIPVLVANGYNPATTLKEILNTAVTVLVKDEAIRSSFPRQPTELVEALLTHLAKPETDQSNQLLIVVHNLDGEALRADRWQAILARLVSAKQISLVASVDHIHAPILFDAARLSQYNFLWHDLTTFELYLTETSFEDPLALGSDRSAVSSKGAKFVLSSLTNNARRLYQELICYQIAVMSEVLAPDDVNTSGTAQHGIEFKELYKQCAEQLIVSNELNFRTMLSEFFDHKMAARTKDQTGQEIIYVPFTKDAIEGILEELVV encoded by the coding sequence ATGTCTGAAGAGCCACAGACTCCTAGAAAACGCAGAAGTGCTGCATTCAAGGGCAATTATGCGGATATTGCCGGCGGAGGAGGTGATGTGgctgataatgaagaagatttcGATGTGGCCATGAACGGAGATGGAGATGACGATAATGAGGATGATAATGACAACGAAgccgatgaagaagatgaggatgatttAGATGTCAAAAGAACGCCGTCTAAGGTGGCTAGAACAGGTTCTAGAACTACTCCTAGAAAAAAGAATGTTAAAAAAGCCAGTAGCAACGGCAGTAGAGGGGTGAGTACCCCACGGTCAACAGCTCCTTTATTCCCTAGAACAAATACTGATTTGGACCGAAGTGCTAGAAAAAGAGCTACTCGACTACTGATGGATCGATTATTGCTTTCTGAGAATatggatgatgaggatatACTGGATGCAGATGACCAGAAGATTGCTGAAAAGATCATTCGAGAGTCGAGAGGAGAGACAATTACACCGTCGGTCAGCCCGAGTAAAACGATCAATAGAACCGACAGTAAAGACGACCGATTTGAAATACCTCTAACTTTTGatgctgacgacgaagaagcaggcAGAGGTCCTCAAACTGCGTTGTTTATTGAAGGACCAGAAGGATATTTTGACCAGCATAAACTACGAGAGAAGATCTCGACCACACCATTTTCGCGAGCTCCTCGAATAGAGTACCAAGAATTTGTTGACTCAGTAAGAGAGTCTACAGCTATTCACGAGGATGCTCGCGCATATTTGAGCACGCTGTATCGGGCTATGTTCCCACAATGGCGGTTCGAGCTCATGCAAAACTTTAGCATTCTATTCTACGGAGTCGGGTCCAAACGAAATCTCATCATGGACTTTGTATGCACTTCAATTGATCCAGAAATCCCTGTATTAGTAGCAAACGGATATAATCCAGCTACCACATTAAAAGAAATCCTCAATACGGCCGTGACTGTGCTAGTGAAAGACGAGGCTATCCGGTCGTCGTTTCCCAGACAGCCTACTGAATTAGTAGAGGCTTTGCTGACACATCTCGCGAAACCCGAGACTGACCAGTCTaaccagctgctgatagTAGTGCATAATTTGGATGGAGAGGCACTGCGAGCCGATAGGTGGCAGGCCATTCTAGCAAGACTAGTGTCTGCTAAACAGATCAGTCTTGTTGCATCTGTCGACCATATTCACGCACCCATCCTATTCGATGCTGCTAGACTGTCGCAGTATAATTTCCTCTGGCACGATTTGACGACGTTCGAGCTATACCTTACCGAGACTTCATTTGAGGATCCACTGGCCCTTGGAAGCGACCGTTCGGCCGTCAGTTCCAAGGGAGCCAAATTCGTGCTTTCCAGTCTTACCAACAACGCCCGCAGACTCTATCAAGAACTCATTTGTTATCAGATTGCTGTTATGAGTGAAGTACTAGCACCGGACGATGTGAACACATCGGGAACTGCCCAACATGGTATCGAATTCAAGGAGCTATACAAACAGTGTGCCGAACAGCTCATCGTGTCCAACGAACTCAATTTCCGAACCATGCTAAGTGAGTTCTTTGACCACAAAATGGCTGCCAGAACAAAAGACCAGACCGGCCAAGAAATCATCTATGTGCCTTTCACGAAAGACGCTATAGAGGGCATCCTGGAGGAGCTCGTCGtgtaa